A window of the Bacillus andreraoultii genome harbors these coding sequences:
- a CDS encoding MBL fold metallo-hydrolase, whose amino-acid sequence MTLKFSVLASGSTGNAVYVETEEHAFLVDAGLSGKQIEGLFQQIDRKPNELDGILVTHEHSDHIKGVGILARKYKLPIYANEKTWQAMSPLIGEVPTDLKFIFPMESVRSFNGIDIESFGVSHDAIEPMFYVFHHEGKKFVIITDTGYVSNRMVGIIENADYYIFESNHDVEMLRMGKYPWNIKRRILSDVGHVSNEDAALAMCECIGDQTRGIYLAHLSKDNNMKELARMSVSQVLEGKGFAVGEQISLYDTDPKTPTILKAI is encoded by the coding sequence ATGACATTGAAATTCAGTGTTTTAGCAAGTGGAAGTACTGGAAATGCGGTATATGTAGAAACAGAAGAGCACGCCTTTCTTGTTGACGCGGGACTAAGTGGTAAACAAATTGAAGGGTTATTTCAACAAATTGATCGTAAACCAAATGAACTAGATGGCATTCTTGTTACTCATGAGCATAGTGACCATATTAAAGGTGTAGGTATTTTAGCTAGAAAATATAAATTACCAATATATGCAAATGAAAAAACATGGCAAGCAATGTCACCATTAATAGGGGAAGTTCCAACGGATTTAAAATTTATTTTTCCTATGGAATCAGTCCGTTCGTTTAACGGGATTGATATTGAATCCTTTGGTGTTTCTCATGATGCGATTGAACCGATGTTTTACGTTTTCCATCATGAAGGGAAAAAATTCGTGATTATAACCGATACAGGTTATGTTAGTAATCGAATGGTCGGGATAATTGAAAATGCAGATTATTATATTTTTGAAAGTAATCATGATGTGGAAATGCTCCGGATGGGGAAATATCCGTGGAATATTAAACGGAGAATTTTAAGTGATGTGGGACATGTATCTAATGAAGATGCTGCACTAGCAATGTGCGAGTGTATTGGTGACCAAACGAGAGGGATTTATTTAGCCCATTTGAGTAAAGATAATAATATGAAAGAATTGGCAAGAATGTCTGTGAGTCAAGTTCTAGAAGGGAAAGGTTTCGCTGTTGGTGAGCAAATTTCCTTATATGATACAGATCCGAAAACACCAACCATATTAAAAGCGATTTAA
- a CDS encoding S1C family serine protease has protein sequence MGFYDDEEYGGYGTRKKPKQNKLGFFFSGLIGSIIGGLIVAVASPFLHNNDNPNQEDAIVESTEKNNDGSFVQNVSVKVNTDITKAVDKASDAVVGIINIQGGNFWTQAQEAGTGSGVIYKKQGDSAYIVTNHHVVENANRLEVMMPDGSKIEAELLGSDIWTDLAVLRVNGQNVKTVAEFGNSDTLKLGEPVIAIGNPLGLEFAGSITQGIISGLERTVPLDFNNDGVPDWNAEVLQTDAAINPGNSGGALVNISGQVVGINSMKIAQEQVEGIGFSIPINTAIPIIEDLEKSGEVKRPYMGVSLEDLDEVPNYHQEQTLRLPNNVTSGLVIADIAASGPAAKAGLKKMDVIVKLDNQKINTIIELRKYLFQKKRIGDHMKVGFYRNGKYEERTIILTKEAR, from the coding sequence ATGGGTTTTTATGACGATGAAGAATATGGTGGGTATGGAACAAGAAAAAAACCAAAGCAAAATAAACTAGGGTTTTTCTTTTCGGGGCTAATAGGTTCAATTATAGGTGGGTTAATTGTTGCGGTTGCTTCTCCTTTTTTACATAATAACGACAATCCGAATCAAGAGGATGCTATTGTGGAAAGTACGGAAAAGAATAATGATGGATCCTTTGTCCAAAATGTTTCGGTAAAGGTGAATACAGATATTACAAAGGCGGTTGATAAAGCAAGTGACGCGGTTGTAGGTATTATTAATATACAAGGTGGAAACTTTTGGACACAAGCACAAGAAGCGGGCACTGGGTCGGGGGTTATTTATAAGAAACAAGGTGATTCCGCCTACATTGTAACTAACCATCACGTAGTTGAAAATGCGAATCGTTTAGAAGTCATGATGCCGGATGGTTCTAAAATTGAAGCCGAACTGCTTGGAAGTGATATTTGGACAGATTTAGCAGTGTTACGAGTTAATGGTCAGAATGTTAAAACCGTTGCTGAATTTGGTAATTCGGATACATTAAAATTAGGAGAACCTGTCATTGCGATTGGAAATCCACTCGGACTCGAATTTGCAGGTTCTATTACACAAGGGATTATATCAGGATTAGAAAGAACGGTTCCACTTGATTTTAATAATGATGGTGTACCTGATTGGAATGCTGAGGTTTTACAAACAGATGCAGCGATCAATCCAGGTAACAGTGGTGGTGCGTTAGTAAATATTTCTGGGCAAGTCGTCGGGATTAACTCAATGAAAATTGCCCAGGAACAAGTTGAGGGGATTGGTTTTTCCATTCCGATAAATACAGCTATTCCAATTATTGAAGACTTGGAAAAAAGTGGTGAAGTTAAACGACCTTATATGGGGGTATCTCTAGAAGATCTAGATGAAGTTCCAAATTACCACCAAGAGCAGACATTACGCTTACCAAATAATGTTACATCTGGTTTAGTCATTGCAGATATTGCTGCTTCAGGACCTGCGGCAAAGGCTGGTTTGAAAAAGATGGATGTGATTGTAAAACTCGACAATCAGAAAATCAATACGATTATTGAGTTACGTAAATATTTATTCCAAAAGAAGCGAATTGGAGATCATATGAAGGTTGGTTTTTACCGTAATGGAAAATACGAGGAAAGAACCATTATTTTAACAAAAGAAGCTAGATAA
- a CDS encoding YycH family regulatory protein gives MKLEQFKSILLTVLVLISIIFFWSLVTFQKNYELVSNQDNVKEVKKINNIKKDVKELVIPNKIIYRNDKKSYHGVQNMNAITPFMDEVRDFSFYGFQRGANEFANKFDESPDSQVLIIEFPGDIPYELLKSMYTVESKEVPNGNFRYLIIFPNDLKNDEGIVYFASTDLHSIVKANVWSSSFDNIKKLMQSINGKGPSYYAYRKKSGGYLFVAKDEITIPDEQYYPRLYDEKIFVDTLLSNPDMVTINGNEYTDGSSLLKFQNDRQMLTLVDTTVTESPASVYDMITTSINYINGHGGWTDQYYYSGAYLSSKKISFQLYTNNYPVFNESGLNELALEVGNTKIHSYKRPYFRLDFISYNPTKQDIKLPSGTTVLNNMQKDGVDLETVDDVIIGYYMYRDNEKGVVKFQPSWFYKIGNSWIRFTERMTGGIKHGLE, from the coding sequence ATGAAACTAGAACAATTTAAATCGATTCTACTTACTGTTTTAGTTTTAATTAGTATCATATTCTTTTGGAGTCTTGTAACGTTCCAAAAGAATTATGAACTTGTATCAAATCAAGATAATGTAAAAGAAGTAAAAAAAATAAATAATATTAAAAAGGATGTAAAGGAATTAGTCATCCCGAATAAAATTATTTACCGAAATGATAAAAAAAGTTATCATGGTGTTCAAAATATGAATGCAATCACACCATTTATGGATGAAGTAAGGGACTTTAGCTTTTACGGCTTTCAAAGGGGTGCCAACGAGTTTGCCAATAAGTTTGATGAATCTCCAGATAGCCAAGTATTAATTATTGAATTTCCTGGAGACATTCCTTATGAATTATTAAAATCCATGTATACAGTAGAATCGAAAGAAGTACCGAATGGAAATTTTCGTTACTTAATTATATTTCCGAATGATTTAAAGAATGATGAGGGAATTGTTTACTTCGCGTCTACTGATTTACATTCAATTGTAAAGGCAAATGTGTGGTCTAGCTCTTTTGATAATATAAAGAAGTTGATGCAGAGTATAAATGGAAAAGGCCCATCTTATTATGCCTATAGGAAAAAATCCGGTGGCTATTTATTTGTTGCAAAAGATGAGATAACAATACCAGATGAGCAATATTATCCACGTCTGTACGATGAGAAAATATTTGTAGATACATTACTTTCGAATCCAGATATGGTGACGATTAATGGGAATGAGTATACAGATGGTTCAAGTTTGTTAAAATTTCAAAACGATCGGCAAATGTTGACGCTTGTCGACACGACCGTTACAGAATCACCAGCTTCTGTCTATGATATGATCACGACGAGCATAAATTATATAAATGGTCATGGGGGTTGGACAGACCAATATTATTATTCCGGCGCATATTTAAGTTCGAAAAAAATTAGTTTCCAACTTTATACAAATAATTATCCTGTCTTTAATGAAAGTGGATTAAATGAGTTAGCGTTGGAAGTTGGAAATACGAAAATCCATTCTTATAAACGACCATATTTTCGATTAGACTTTATTTCGTATAATCCAACAAAACAAGATATTAAACTACCATCAGGGACGACTGTATTAAATAATATGCAAAAAGATGGAGTTGACTTGGAGACCGTTGACGATGTAATTATCGGCTATTACATGTATAGAGATAATGAAAAGGGAGTTGTAAAGTTCCAACCATCTTGGTTCTATAAAATAGGTAATTCGTGGATACGATTTACTGAGCGAATGACAGGAGGGATCAAGCATGGATTGGAGTAG
- a CDS encoding two-component system regulatory protein YycI, whose protein sequence is MDWSRAKTVFIITFLIMDIFLAYQIFNQRSKNTYDLIQDTPIDQQLKADNIKIETELPLKPTKESYVEADAMRFSDGELAILPDQTIDVLNDTMVKSQLIKPYPLKKDWKKADVDNFVANYVYKGSQYGFYQYNKENHTIMYYQLYDGKMLYKNTSGQIEITLNDKNEIISYTQTMLDGIKKISEQDIITSHEAMTILYNKGSIDSGSSITNVVLGYYTLVPIKSSQLLAPTWCFTIDNKRDYFVNAVEGHVLNEEEEIVK, encoded by the coding sequence ATGGATTGGAGTAGAGCGAAAACCGTGTTTATCATTACTTTTCTAATCATGGATATTTTCCTAGCCTATCAAATTTTTAACCAGAGAAGTAAGAACACATATGATTTAATACAAGATACACCCATTGACCAACAGTTAAAAGCAGATAATATAAAAATAGAAACAGAACTTCCGCTAAAGCCAACAAAGGAAAGTTATGTAGAAGCGGATGCAATGCGTTTTAGTGATGGTGAGTTAGCAATACTACCGGACCAAACGATTGATGTACTAAATGATACAATGGTGAAAAGTCAATTAATAAAACCTTATCCATTAAAAAAGGATTGGAAAAAGGCTGATGTAGATAATTTTGTAGCAAATTATGTGTATAAAGGAAGTCAGTACGGCTTTTATCAGTATAATAAAGAAAACCATACGATTATGTATTATCAGCTTTATGATGGAAAGATGTTATATAAAAATACGAGTGGACAAATTGAAATAACGTTAAACGATAAGAATGAAATTATATCGTATACGCAAACAATGCTCGATGGAATTAAGAAAATATCAGAACAAGATATCATTACTTCCCATGAAGCGATGACGATTCTTTATAATAAAGGTTCAATAGATAGTGGTAGTAGCATTACAAATGTCGTACTTGGTTACTACACATTAGTTCCTATTAAATCTTCACAGTTATTAGCCCCAACCTGGTGCTTTACGATTGATAATAAAAGAGATTATTTTGTGAATGCTGTAGAAGGACATGTACTTAATGAGGAAGAGGAAATTGTTAAGTAA